The stretch of DNA TACATCACCTCGGCGCTGCCGATATGCCGGTCCAGGACTGCTTGCTCGATGAGGAACTCGTACCGGCGGTCGGAATGCAGCAGCAACTGTCGTTCCACGCGTTGTGTTTGCAGTGCGTCAATATCGATCGCCGGTGAAGCCGGGGCCAATGCTGCGGTGATCGCCTCCACATAGTCGGGCGTTTGCAGCAACCCGGGGACGAGCATCGTCTCGTAGCTGCGCAGGACGACGGCTTCGCTTTCGAACGATTCCAAGTCATCCCAGACCCGCGAGGTCGGGACACTCCGGCTGGTCCACCAATTGGTCTCCGAACCGTCCCGAACGATGCTGAGAACTTCCTGTCGTTCCCGTGCCGGTATCCGGTAGAGGCCGAGGAGTGCGGCCACGTCGTCGGTTTTCAAGGCTCGGTGGCCGGATTCCATCCGGCTGACCTTGCTCATCGAGATGCCCAGTGCGCGCGAGACGTCCTTCTCGGTGAAGCCGCTGCGTTGCCGTAGCTCGCGCAGCCTGCTGCTGGCCCGCCTGGTGTGCACCGGAACCCCGTTGCGCGTTCCCATGTTGCCCCCTTCACTGATCTTCGCGGGCCAAGCTTCGCGGGTTGCCAACTGGGCAAACCACCGAGATCACCCGAAGGAAGCATCGGAGATTGTGGGAAGAAGCAGTGCTATCGCCGCGATTGCGCTGGTTTCAGCGTGTGGGCGAGGTCAGCGCGGCGCAGGCATCACTGGTGCTGCGGTGCCAGTTGTGCAGTTCGGTGATGGTCGGGGACAGCTCGTAGTCGCGGTGGTGCGCGACTCCTGCTCAGCGAGTACCACAGGTCGGCGGCGGTGTGCGCCGTAGCCGCGTCGGTGAACTTCGGCAGCGCCAGCAGTTGCGCGGCGAGGATCGCCGCTCCGGACGGGATCGTGACCGCACCGAGGTCGATGTCCGCGGTGGCGTAGCGCAGCGGCATGTTCGCGAACGGCGTATTCCAGGACAGGTGTCCTGGCGAACGCCCGCCGAGGCGGACATCGAAGAGGTGCTCGACGACATCGTCATCGGTGTTGTCACGGGGCACCCGGATCGCGATGGCGTCAGATCCTTGTTCGAGCCGTGGTGCTGGATCACGAGCGGACGATCGCCCCCGGCCCGCTTCGCGATCGCGCGGACGGTCGCCTCTTCGAGCCCGTGCTCGTGTTGGTGGCCGACCGTCTTGTGTCCACAACGGACGAAAAGTCAATGGCCGTTCTCGCAGGTGAGGTGCAGGTGGTCAATGTCCGGACGGGTGCAGTTGTCCCCGGACAATCCCCGGACATAGATCAAGGGCGGGAACCGTCGCCCGATCGCTATGTTCGTTCCTGCCGACCCGCTCCGGGCGGCTCTGGGGTTCCGGACCAACGGGGTCCGGACGAACATGTGGGGTGAAGATGCGACGCACTGCCGTCATCGGTCTCTTGACCGCGACGATTCTTTCAGGTGGGTTGACGCAAGGGGTGGCCAATGCGGCGCCCGCGCAGCCGGAAGCGAAGGGCCTGGCGCCGAGCTGCTTCCACACCAGCGCCAGCGGTGGGAACGCCACGGTGACGATCTACTACAACAACACCTGCTCGTCGCAGCAGCGCGTCAAGTTCGTGATCCAGCGCGCGGTGGACAGCAACTGCATCACCGTCAAGGCGGGCTACAAGGGCTCCTACAAGTCCGGCGCCGGCACGGCGCCCGAGCTCGACAAGGTGGAGTCCTGCTGATCCGCGCAATCGGATAGGCCGCGGCGCTTGGCAGGACGACATGCCCGCGAATAGCCGGATCGGCGCAAGCTGGTGCGGAGTGAACGGACCGGTCGCCCGATTCTCGGGACGGCGGTCCGTTCACTCCAGCACGGTCACGGCGTGCTCGCCGCCGAGCCCGGTGCCACGCGCAGGTCGGCTTCGATGTTCGCGGTGGTTTCCAGCAGCGGTGGCAGCAGGTTCTCCCGGGCTTCGGCTCCGGTGGTGCGGCTGGCGTGCGAGGAGATGTTCGCCGCTGCGATCACCCGGCCCGCGCGGTTGCGGACGGGGGCGGCGATGGACCGCAGGCCGGCTTCCAATTCCTGGTCCACCAGCGCGAAACCCCGTTCGCGGATGCGCGCGAGTTCCTGGCGCAGCTCGTCCGGGCTGCTCAGGGTGTGCGGGCCGAGCGGGTCCAGGCGCACCCGCGACAGGAACGGATCCAGCTCGTCAGCAGGCAGGTTCGCCAGCAGCACCCGGCCCATCGACGTCGCGTAGGCGGGGAACCGGGTGCCGATGTTGATCGAGACGGTCATGATCCGGCTGGTCGGCACGCGGGCGATGTAGACGATGTCGTCGCCGTCGAGCACCGACACCGAAGCCGACTCGTGCACCTGCGAGACGAGCCGCTCCAGGTGCGGCTGCGCGATCTCCGGCAGCGAAACGCTGGACAGGTAGGCGAAACCCAGCTCCAGCACCCGCGGGGTCAGCGTGAACACCCGCCCGTCGCTCCAGACGTAGCCGAGCTGCGCCAAGGTGTGCAGGAACCGCCGCGCCGCCGCCCGGGACAGGTCGGTGGCCCGGGCGACCTCGCTCAGCGTCATCTCCGGGCGGGACTCGTCGAAGGCGCGGATCACCGCCAGCCCCCGCGCCAAGGACTGCACGTACCCGCCGGTTTCCGATTCCATCGTTCTCCTCGCTCGCCCGGCCAGGTCGCCGGAGACCCCAATTCACTCGCCCTCGGCGTCCAGCACGTCCTTGGCCAGCGCGAACGCGCGGTTCGCCCGCGGCACGCCCGCGTAGATCGCGACGTGCATGAGCACCTCGCGGATCTCTTCCGGGGCTACGCCGTTGCGCCGGGCGGCGCGCACGTGCATCGCGAACTCCTCCTCGCAGCCGGTGGCGGCGAGGATGGCCAGGGTCAGGCAGCTGCGGGTCCGGCGGTCCACGCCGTCCCCGGTCCACACCTCGCCCCATGCGTAGCGCGTGATGAAGTCCTGGAATCCCTCGGTGAACTCGGACTTCTTCGCCTCCGCGCGGTCCACGTGGGAGTCGCCGAGCACCGCGCGGCGCACTTCCATGCCCTCGGCGTGGCGCTGTGCGTCGTCGCTCATCGGATGCTCCGCGTGAAGTGGTGCAGCAGCAGGCGGTTGACCGGCTCCGGCCGTTCGGCGTTGGCGAGGTGCGAGGCGTCCGAGAGGATTTCCACCTGCGCGCCGGGAATCTCGGCGCCGATGAGTTCGGCGTGCGGCGGGGGAGTGGCCGGATCGTCGCGCCCGGCGATCACCAGCGTCGGCGCGGTGATCTCGCCGAGCTTCGGCAGCAGGTCCATCTCCGCGATGGCCTCCGCGCATCCCGCGTAGCCCTCGTCGCTGCATTCGGTGACCATGTTGCCGAACTTCTCCGCGATCTCCGGCTTCGCCGCCGTCGCAGGGGTGAACCAGCGGCTCACCGAACCGTCCACAAGGGACTTGGTTCCGTGCTCGCGGGCCTGCGCAGCGCGTTCGCGCCACGCCGAGGCCGGGGTCAGCGATGCCGAAGTGCACAGCAGCGCCAGCCGCCCGATCCGGTCCGGGTGTCGTTCGGCCAGCCACATCCCGGTCATGCCGCCCAGCGACACCCCGGCGAAGTGCGCGCGCTCGATCCCGAGCGAATCCAGCAGTTCCAGCACGTCCCCGCCGAGGTCGGCCAGCCCGTACGGACCGGGCGGAGCCGAGCTGCGGCCGTGGCCGCGCTGGTCGTAGCGCAACACGCGGAACCGCTCGGCCAGCGCGGGCTCCTGATCGTCCCACAGGGACAGATCGGTGCCCAGCGAGTTCGACAGCACGACCACCTCGGCCCCTTCGGGCCCGGTGAGTTCGTAATGCGGCATCACGGCGAATTCCCTCCCGCCTCGTGCAGCGCCAGCGCACGATCGATGAACGCGCCCGCCGAACCCAGGTTGTCGCCGGGCTCGGTGGCGCGGATGATCTCCTGTTCGGACAGTACTTCGCGAACCCGCTCGTCGGCGATCAATTCCGCGCGCAGCGAAGTGCCCCGCTCGACGACCCGCTCGCACAACTCCTTGACGAGTTGCTGTGCCGCACCGCGGCCCATTGAGCCGAGCAGTGCCGAGGAAGCGGGCGCGGCCAGCACCAGACCGCCGGTGAGGTCCACATTGGACGCCATGCGCTCCGGGTGCACGCGGAGATTCGCCAGCAGCCGGTCGGTTCCCGCCGCCGCGGCCGCGACCAGGCGCAGCAGTTCGCTCAACGGCTCCCATTCGGACTGCCACGCACCGGCGGCGCGTTCGTGCGCCTGCGGCATCGCCGCCAGCAAGCTGCTCACCAGGCCGGGAACGCGGTGCGCGGCGGCGCTGATCAGCACCGATCCCGCCGGGTTCTGCTTGTGCGGCATCGCGGAGGAGCCGCCGGAGCTGCCTTCGGTGAGCTCGCCGATTTCGGTCTGCGCGTGCAGTTCGACGTCCAGCGCGATCTTGCCGAGGCCGCCCGCGACGGTGCCGAGCGCGCCCGCGAGTTCGGCGATCCGGGTGCGGTCGGTGTGCCATGGCAGCACCGGCTCGGCCAGCTCCAGCTCCGCGGCGAGGTGGCCCAATACCTCGACGCCGCGATCGCCCAGCGAGTCCAGCGTTCCGGCCGGACCACCGAGCTGCACCGCGAGCCGCGTGGTGAACACCCGCTCCAGCTGCTCGGTGGATTCGGACAGCGCGGTCAGCCACGCGGCGCAGCGACGCCCGAACGTCGTCGGCAACGCCTGCTGCAACAGCGAGCGCCCGATCATCACCGTGCCGCGGTGTTCGCCGGCCAACCGCGCGCAATGCCCGGCAGCGCTGCGCAAATCCGCGAGCACCCCGCGCAACGTGCGGCGTGCCACCAGCATCGCGGCGGTGTCCAGCACGTCCTGGCTGGTCGCACCATTGTGGACATACGGGCGCGCGTCCGCCGGGACCAGCTCGCCGAGGTCCGCCACCAGCCCGATCACCGGTGTTGCCGAGGAAACCGCGCGCTGCGCCAACGATTCGAGGTCGAACTCCTCGGCGCGGCAGTGCCGGGTGATTTCCGCGGCCGCGGATTCCGGAACGAGCCCGGCGCGGGCTTGGGCGCGCGCCAGCGCGGCCTCGAAGTCCAGCATGGCCTGCGCCCAAGCGCCGCGGCCGGTGCCCGCCGCGGCATCGGGGGTGCTGAACATCGGCGCGAACAAGCCGGGCTCAGAGGTCGAAGAAAACGGTCTCGTCATCGCCCTGCAGCCTGATGTCGAACCGCACGCTGCGCTCGTCGGCCACCGCGATCAGGGTGCCGCGCCGCTCGGCGTCCACTGCGGACAGCACCGGGTCGGTGGCGTTGGCAGCCTGCTCATCGGGGAAGTAGATCCGGGTGACCACGCGGTTGAGCATTCCGCGCGCCAGCACCGTGACGTCCAGGTGCGGCGCCTCGGTGCGACCGTCCGGAGTGGGCAGCGGACCCGGTTTGACGGTGCGGAACCAGAACCCGCCCTGCGGATCGGTGCCGCAGCGCCCGAAATTCTCGAACGAGGCCGACCCGCCGCGCGGATCGTTGGGGTGCGAGAACCGGCCCTGCTCGTCGGCGCCCCAGAGCTCGATCACCGCGTCCGGCACCGGCGTGCCGTCGCCGTCGAGCACCGTGCCGCGCACGACGATCGATCCGGGCGTGCCCGCGGGCACGATCTCCGGGCCGTCGTCCCACATCATTCCGCCCGGCAGCGCGAAGAACGGCCCGACCGTCTGCGACGGCGTGGTGCCCAGTTCGTCCACTGTGGAGTCCGTCATCAGTCGTCGTCCTCCTCCTCGAACACGGTCGCTTCCGAGCCGCGCAGCACGATGTCGAACTTGTAGCTCAGCGCCCACTCCGGCACCGTCGTGTCCAGGTCGAAGCTGCTGATCATCCGCTCGCGGGCGGCCGGGTCGCGCACCGAGTTGAAGATCGGGTCCTGGTAGAACAGCGGATCCCCCGGGAAGTACATCTGGGTGATCAGCCGCTGCGTGAACGCCTGCCCGAACAATGAGAAGTGCAGGTGCGCTGGCCGCCACGCGTTGTCGTGGTTGCGCCACGGATACGCCCCGGGCTTGATGGTGACGAACCGGTAGCAGCCGTCCGCGTCGGTCATCGCGCGCCCGACACCGGTGAAGTTCGGGTCCAGCGGCGCGGGATGGCGGTCCCCGGCGTGGCGGTAGCGACCGGCCGCGTTCGCCTGCCACAGCTCCAGCAGCGTCTCCGGAACCGGTTTGCCGTCCGAGTCCAGCACCCGGCCGCTGACGATGATCCGCTCGCCCAGCGGTTCGCCCTCGTGCTGCACCGTCAGGTCGTGGTCGGTCTCGCCGACCCGGTCGTGCCCGAGCAGCGGGCCGGTGACCTCGGTGAGGTACTGCGGCAGCAGCTGCAACGGCCGCTTCGGGTGCCGCAGCGCCGAAGACCCGTATTCCGGGGTGTCCAGCGGCGGGTGCGAGTCGCCGTCCGGGCGGTACTTCGGCACCAGCAGGCCGGAGCTGTGTTGTGCGGTCATCGTCGACTCCTACGCTTCGAGTACCACTGCCAGGCCCTGCCCGACGCCGATGCAGATCGCCGCCAGGCCCCAGCCGCCGCCGTTGCGCCGCAGCTGATGCGCCAGGCTGCCGAGGATCCGCGCCCCGGACGC from Saccharopolyspora sp. SCSIO 74807 encodes:
- the pcaB gene encoding 3-carboxy-cis,cis-muconate cycloisomerase; this translates as MTRPFSSTSEPGLFAPMFSTPDAAAGTGRGAWAQAMLDFEAALARAQARAGLVPESAAAEITRHCRAEEFDLESLAQRAVSSATPVIGLVADLGELVPADARPYVHNGATSQDVLDTAAMLVARRTLRGVLADLRSAAGHCARLAGEHRGTVMIGRSLLQQALPTTFGRRCAAWLTALSESTEQLERVFTTRLAVQLGGPAGTLDSLGDRGVEVLGHLAAELELAEPVLPWHTDRTRIAELAGALGTVAGGLGKIALDVELHAQTEIGELTEGSSGGSSAMPHKQNPAGSVLISAAAHRVPGLVSSLLAAMPQAHERAAGAWQSEWEPLSELLRLVAAAAAGTDRLLANLRVHPERMASNVDLTGGLVLAAPASSALLGSMGRGAAQQLVKELCERVVERGTSLRAELIADERVREVLSEQEIIRATEPGDNLGSAGAFIDRALALHEAGGNSP
- the pcaH gene encoding protocatechuate 3,4-dioxygenase subunit beta produces the protein MTAQHSSGLLVPKYRPDGDSHPPLDTPEYGSSALRHPKRPLQLLPQYLTEVTGPLLGHDRVGETDHDLTVQHEGEPLGERIIVSGRVLDSDGKPVPETLLELWQANAAGRYRHAGDRHPAPLDPNFTGVGRAMTDADGCYRFVTIKPGAYPWRNHDNAWRPAHLHFSLFGQAFTQRLITQMYFPGDPLFYQDPIFNSVRDPAARERMISSFDLDTTVPEWALSYKFDIVLRGSEATVFEEEDDD
- a CDS encoding IclR family transcriptional regulator encodes the protein MESETGGYVQSLARGLAVIRAFDESRPEMTLSEVARATDLSRAAARRFLHTLAQLGYVWSDGRVFTLTPRVLELGFAYLSSVSLPEIAQPHLERLVSQVHESASVSVLDGDDIVYIARVPTSRIMTVSINIGTRFPAYATSMGRVLLANLPADELDPFLSRVRLDPLGPHTLSSPDELRQELARIRERGFALVDQELEAGLRSIAAPVRNRAGRVIAAANISSHASRTTGAEARENLLPPLLETTANIEADLRVAPGSAASTP
- a CDS encoding helix-turn-helix transcriptional regulator, which produces MGTRNGVPVHTRRASSRLRELRQRSGFTEKDVSRALGISMSKVSRMESGHRALKTDDVAALLGLYRIPARERQEVLSIVRDGSETNWWTSRSVPTSRVWDDLESFESEAVVLRSYETMLVPGLLQTPDYVEAITAALAPASPAIDIDALQTQRVERQLLLHSDRRYEFLIEQAVLDRHIGSAEVMYHQYQRMSALADRSNITLRVVPTKAGAHAGLTGPLLYFEFPEHEDLLLSESRSSASYVEDPRCLADAREALQMLRKVALSPEESANLIKRVSNGLERQP
- the pcaD gene encoding 3-oxoadipate enol-lactonase; protein product: MPHYELTGPEGAEVVVLSNSLGTDLSLWDDQEPALAERFRVLRYDQRGHGRSSAPPGPYGLADLGGDVLELLDSLGIERAHFAGVSLGGMTGMWLAERHPDRIGRLALLCTSASLTPASAWRERAAQAREHGTKSLVDGSVSRWFTPATAAKPEIAEKFGNMVTECSDEGYAGCAEAIAEMDLLPKLGEITAPTLVIAGRDDPATPPPHAELIGAEIPGAQVEILSDASHLANAERPEPVNRLLLHHFTRSIR
- the pcaG gene encoding protocatechuate 3,4-dioxygenase subunit alpha, with protein sequence MTDSTVDELGTTPSQTVGPFFALPGGMMWDDGPEIVPAGTPGSIVVRGTVLDGDGTPVPDAVIELWGADEQGRFSHPNDPRGGSASFENFGRCGTDPQGGFWFRTVKPGPLPTPDGRTEAPHLDVTVLARGMLNRVVTRIYFPDEQAANATDPVLSAVDAERRGTLIAVADERSVRFDIRLQGDDETVFFDL
- the pcaC gene encoding 4-carboxymuconolactone decarboxylase; the encoded protein is MSDDAQRHAEGMEVRRAVLGDSHVDRAEAKKSEFTEGFQDFITRYAWGEVWTGDGVDRRTRSCLTLAILAATGCEEEFAMHVRAARRNGVAPEEIREVLMHVAIYAGVPRANRAFALAKDVLDAEGE